One window of the Anticarsia gemmatalis isolate Benzon Research Colony breed Stoneville strain chromosome 21, ilAntGemm2 primary, whole genome shotgun sequence genome contains the following:
- the LOC142982348 gene encoding gustatory receptor for sugar taste 43a-like — protein MEYSPTECTVTGALWFVLLVSSICGLSPLSFQKVPDGWKIKASRAANVYGIILIVVFSVGGTISFARSVMIRTFHTKTTSDRVVGVATLLLILPVSLVAAFTGMERMNQLIHCLSQLEESLHAIKYSYDFLSPDTIIYLPKNSPVMIQRLILLYCSLCDVVRIVAKSHGVLLVQMLLVFLMYLVIAPYHLITRLFNTSTSELYSALLQFAWVVFHFSNLVVTVEPCHRTHEEMENTKNLVSKLIRLTPSGEHELTFKLQQFYRHLILNDVTYSPLRMFTLSRGLIMTILGSITTYLVVLLSL, from the exons ATGGAGTATTCTCCAACTGAGTGCACAGTAACAGGAGCCTTATGGTTCGTCTTATTGGTATCTAGTATTTGTGGACTATCGCCGCTGAGTTTCCAGAAAGTACCAGACGGATGGAAAATCAAAGCATCGAGGGCTGCTAATGTGTACGGAATTATATTGATTGTCGTTTTCA GTGTTGGCGGCACAATATCTTTTGCAAGATCAGTAATGATCAGGACCTTTCACACTAAAACTACATCAGATCGTGTGGTAGGAGTAGCCACTTTGTTACTCATTCTCCCAGTGAGCTTGGTAGCAGCTTTCACGGGTATGGAGAGAATGAACCAACTGATCCATTGCCTGTCTCAGCTTGAAGAG AGTCTGCACGCGATTAAGTACTCATATGATTTCTTATCCCCAGACACAATAATATACCTGCCGAAGAACTCTCCAGTAATGATACAGCGACTCATACTGCTATACTGTTCGCTGTGTGACGTTGTGCGAATAGTGGCCAAGAGTCATGGCGTACTCTTAGTACAGATGCTCTTGGTGTTTTTGATGTATTTGGTAATTGCGCCTTACCATCTCATCACCAGATTAT TCAACACATCGACCTCCGAACTTTACAGTGCGTTGTTACAATTCGCTTGGGTTGTGTTTCATTTTAGCAATCTGGTTGTAACCGTCGAACCATGCCATCGGACACATGAAGAG ATGGAAAATACTAAGAACCTAGTGAGCAAGTTAATACGTCTCACGCCCTCTGGCGAACACGAGTTGACCTTCAAGCTGCAGCAGTTCTACCGTCATCTCATACTCAATGACGTCACGTACTCTCCACTAAGGATGTTCACTTTGAGCCGAGGTCTTATTATGACG ATCCTGGGGAGTATCACCACTTATCTAGTCGTACTTTTATCCTTATAA